The candidate division WOR-3 bacterium DNA segment CGGTGCGTTACAATGTACCGCAGACTGGTCGGGTGAGTCTGAAGCTTTACGATGCTTCTGGTCGGGTTGTGAGCACGCTGTATGAGGGCACACTTGAGGCTGGTACTTATACCATGACTGTTGATGCCACGCGGTTAGCTCGTGGTGTCTACTTCTTAAAGTATGAGCAAGGCACTGAGAAGGCTGAAGTCAAGCTTCTGGTGCGCTAACGAATGAGTGTCCCTTGCGGGAAGGACTAACCTCCTTCCCGCAAAGGTGAGAAGTATCAAGACGGGGCTCATTTGAGC contains these protein-coding regions:
- a CDS encoding T9SS type A sorting domain-containing protein, which translates into the protein VRYNVPQTGRVSLKLYDASGRVVSTLYEGTLEAGTYTMTVDATRLARGVYFLKYEQGTEKAEVKLLVR